One genomic window of Kosmotoga olearia TBF 19.5.1 includes the following:
- a CDS encoding metal-dependent hydrolase, with protein sequence MIIRNVAILTNDPKMRIIKNGIVQFKQGRILKVGHADEVKPEMPDKVIDGKGGMVLPAMVNAHYSIYSSIVDYPGRIDVENVSGVNYFSKLIDVVQENSWGRLILLSTMLGVIRALQRGTTTIFGPIPYSEDVQPKDFKEIAHHFGVNMSIGPVVNKENLMTVLNSWGTVEPDELFMPAIYITDLSSYTEEELSEIKFFITRNLNVNLVIFDMKLDNDLSLSRWGEQLTERLLENGLLVPECGITYGGNFSETDMDIIASRQMFVTKSIRSEMLAGTFSPNIAGLLGRGILVCLGSGLLDADLFSESQQILLTERFYGKFDIKVIDYEIRKTLFDNNFRIARRFFDRKLGALKEGASADIVLAVPKNDIGYANLEDLTTLRFVMRFSQDFKIENVWNQGELVLENGKPAKLSEEELNNLYDEIRKLEL encoded by the coding sequence GTGATTATTAGAAACGTCGCAATCCTTACAAATGACCCAAAAATGAGAATAATAAAAAATGGTATTGTTCAATTCAAACAAGGGCGAATTTTAAAGGTCGGACATGCCGATGAAGTAAAACCCGAAATGCCTGATAAGGTTATCGATGGTAAAGGTGGTATGGTCCTGCCAGCTATGGTTAATGCACACTACAGTATTTACAGTTCTATTGTTGATTATCCTGGAAGAATCGATGTTGAGAACGTAAGCGGTGTTAATTATTTTTCCAAACTCATCGATGTGGTTCAGGAAAACTCCTGGGGACGATTGATTCTACTTTCAACAATGTTAGGAGTAATCCGGGCTCTCCAACGGGGCACAACCACGATCTTTGGTCCCATCCCTTATAGTGAGGACGTTCAACCAAAGGATTTCAAAGAAATAGCCCATCATTTCGGGGTAAATATGAGTATTGGTCCGGTGGTTAATAAAGAGAACCTTATGACCGTTCTTAACTCATGGGGAACAGTTGAACCGGATGAACTTTTCATGCCGGCGATCTACATTACAGACCTTTCATCGTACACAGAAGAGGAATTGAGCGAAATTAAGTTCTTCATAACAAGGAATTTGAACGTCAATCTCGTCATTTTCGATATGAAACTGGACAACGACCTCAGCCTATCACGCTGGGGGGAACAGCTGACAGAAAGATTGCTCGAAAACGGTTTGCTTGTACCTGAATGCGGTATAACCTACGGTGGAAACTTCTCAGAGACAGATATGGATATTATTGCCAGCAGGCAGATGTTCGTGACAAAGTCGATTCGTTCTGAGATGCTTGCTGGTACGTTCAGCCCGAACATCGCCGGTCTCCTTGGAAGAGGTATTCTTGTTTGTCTCGGATCAGGCTTGCTTGATGCTGATCTTTTTTCTGAAAGCCAACAGATTTTGCTAACAGAGAGATTCTACGGAAAATTTGACATAAAAGTGATAGATTATGAGATAAGGAAAACCTTGTTTGACAACAATTTCAGAATAGCACGAAGGTTCTTCGATAGGAAACTGGGCGCTCTAAAAGAAGGCGCTTCGGCCGATATCGTTCTAGCTGTCCCTAAAAATGACATCGGTTATGCTAATCTCGAAGATTTAACCACTTTAAGGTTTGTTATGAGATTTTCGCAAGACTTCAAAATCGAAAATGTCTGGAATCAGGGAGAATTAGTGCTCGAAAATGGAAAACCAGCTAAACTGTCTGAAGAAGAACTCAATAACCTGTATGACGAAATAAGAAAGCTGGAGTTGTAA
- the radA gene encoding DNA repair protein RadA yields the protein MSRKKRRIYVCDACGYESPAWFGRCPSCGTWNSAISMSVDNHAIIETSKEVANIRSLSDIKVEDSHRLFTGLNEFDRALGGGVVPGSVVLVSGEPGIGKSTLMLQVAERMVSYGKVLYISGEESQRQIKLRARRLKLGKTENIEVSATTELDFLEKLDLKDYSLLIFDSLQTLRLSNVASLPGSFVQVRECANFVVSKAKESNVAAVIVGHVTKGGQIAGPKLVEHIVDTVLYFDTNKSGYRFLRTVKNRFGPSDEIAVFEMTSDGLAEVPDISDLFVKDFIVAPGNVITAVSEGSKTFLVEVQSLVSKPIYGTPRRLATGVPIDRVLLVAAVLSKRANIPLDNLDLYINIAGGIQVDDPGTDLAIALSLLSSFTNKAVPQGMAAFGEIGLDGTVRNVTGSSKRIDRLKESGFSEVLSPNGNIRIQNIADLVRFVGGMSDGS from the coding sequence ATGAGTAGAAAGAAACGAAGGATTTACGTATGTGATGCCTGTGGTTATGAATCTCCCGCGTGGTTTGGAAGATGCCCGAGTTGCGGAACCTGGAATAGTGCGATATCAATGTCAGTTGACAATCACGCAATTATCGAAACAAGCAAAGAAGTGGCAAACATACGTTCGCTATCCGACATTAAAGTTGAGGATTCTCACAGACTTTTCACGGGATTGAATGAGTTTGACAGGGCACTCGGCGGGGGAGTTGTTCCGGGAAGTGTTGTCCTGGTAAGTGGTGAACCCGGCATTGGAAAGTCCACATTGATGCTGCAAGTAGCCGAAAGAATGGTTTCTTACGGAAAGGTATTGTATATCAGTGGCGAAGAATCGCAACGTCAAATAAAGCTTAGAGCCCGTCGTCTTAAACTCGGAAAGACGGAAAATATCGAAGTAAGTGCGACCACTGAACTTGATTTCCTTGAAAAACTTGATTTGAAGGATTATTCTTTGCTCATATTTGATTCACTCCAGACACTCAGATTATCTAACGTCGCTTCTCTTCCAGGAAGCTTTGTTCAGGTTAGAGAATGTGCAAACTTCGTTGTTTCAAAGGCTAAAGAATCTAATGTTGCTGCTGTTATAGTTGGTCATGTAACCAAAGGTGGTCAGATCGCTGGTCCGAAGTTAGTGGAACATATTGTTGATACTGTTCTTTATTTTGATACCAATAAATCCGGATATCGTTTTCTCAGAACGGTTAAGAACAGGTTCGGTCCATCAGATGAAATTGCTGTGTTTGAGATGACCTCAGATGGCCTGGCAGAGGTTCCGGACATTTCAGATCTGTTCGTTAAAGATTTCATTGTAGCTCCGGGTAACGTGATTACGGCTGTTTCTGAAGGCTCAAAAACCTTTTTGGTAGAGGTTCAATCGTTAGTTTCAAAACCAATATATGGGACACCAAGAAGATTGGCAACAGGTGTTCCAATTGATCGGGTTCTTCTTGTTGCGGCGGTATTGTCAAAACGTGCGAACATTCCATTGGATAATCTGGATTTGTACATAAATATCGCTGGTGGTATCCAGGTAGATGACCCCGGCACTGATCTTGCAATCGCGTTGTCTTTGCTATCCTCGTTTACCAACAAAGCTGTTCCGCAAGGAATGGCTGCATTTGGAGAAATTGGATTGGATGGTACTGTTAGAAACGTTACGGGAAGTAGTAAGAGAATCGATAGATTAAAAGAATCTGGTTTTTCCGAAGTGCTTTCTCCTAATGGAAATATCAGGATACAAAATATTGCTGATTTGGTTCGCTTTGTCGGGGGGATGAGTGATGGATCATAA
- a CDS encoding WecB/TagA/CpsF family glycosyltransferase: MNFLDFPLQEGTVSSCAQDLIEGVKKGNRYFVLTLNSLIVYEYLHNEEYKKALKKVNYVVPDGSGVIKAVKLLYKRNLNRIPGIELMQEICAQSSKKGFKIYFLGAEEGIAQRAVTNLKEKFPELKVVGFRNGFFSDKENAKIVNDINQSNADFLFVGMGVPKQEIWISRNWEKLGVSLAMGVGGSFDVLAGKVVRAPKWMQRHGLEWCFRILQEPRKRLKVVPKLLSFALYVLKSNFREKRGESRDY; the protein is encoded by the coding sequence TTGAATTTTCTCGATTTCCCTCTCCAGGAAGGTACTGTTAGCTCATGTGCCCAGGATCTTATTGAAGGTGTAAAAAAAGGCAATCGCTATTTTGTGCTTACCTTGAACTCTCTTATAGTTTATGAATACTTACATAATGAAGAATACAAAAAAGCCCTTAAAAAAGTCAATTATGTGGTTCCTGATGGCTCAGGCGTTATAAAAGCTGTGAAGCTTTTGTATAAAAGGAACTTAAACAGAATACCAGGTATAGAATTGATGCAGGAAATATGTGCCCAATCTTCAAAAAAGGGTTTTAAAATCTATTTTCTTGGTGCTGAAGAAGGCATTGCACAAAGGGCTGTTACAAATCTTAAAGAAAAATTTCCTGAATTAAAAGTAGTGGGGTTTAGAAATGGTTTCTTTAGTGATAAAGAAAATGCTAAAATTGTGAATGATATTAATCAGTCGAACGCTGATTTTCTATTTGTCGGTATGGGTGTCCCGAAACAGGAAATCTGGATATCCCGGAACTGGGAGAAGCTTGGTGTTTCTTTAGCCATGGGAGTTGGCGGCTCTTTTGATGTTCTGGCAGGAAAGGTGGTACGTGCTCCAAAATGGATGCAGAGGCACGGTTTAGAATGGTGTTTCCGTATCCTTCAGGAACCCCGGAAGCGTCTGAAGGTTGTTCCAAAACTTTTGAGCTTTGCTTTATACGTGCTTAAGAGTAATTTTAGGGAGAAGAGAGGTGAATCCCGTGATTATTAG
- the disA gene encoding DNA integrity scanning diadenylate cyclase DisA, producing MDHKELAERIRVVAPGTQLRFALDKIVAANTGALIFLVDDFEKYKDLMQVGFFLNCPFNPNKLYELSKMDGAIVVDESLNKIIAANVQLTPDPSIPSLQTGMRHRTAERMARQTGKMLLAISKRQGTITIFFGENSHVLAPVEILLPRVNQVIRTVEQYRQTFAYGLDQIDVLERASVLTLYDVLKTLEKGLMVLLISKEAELTLVELGKFGLPSRMQLDEITDGIPEEIENLVLDFAKEQVTIDKIEELMEKLLSLTEREISNYVTLARVLGYDISSSSQAMELNMRSRGIRFVRKIPKIPLQVALNVGAKYGSLARLLKTSVEELKEVEGVGEKRARAIRHAIDIHNKREELE from the coding sequence ATGGATCATAAGGAACTTGCCGAAAGGATTCGTGTGGTTGCTCCTGGAACACAGCTTCGTTTTGCTCTCGATAAGATCGTGGCTGCTAATACTGGGGCACTTATTTTTTTAGTAGATGACTTTGAAAAGTACAAGGATCTAATGCAGGTTGGTTTTTTCCTCAATTGCCCGTTCAATCCCAATAAACTCTATGAGTTATCAAAAATGGATGGAGCAATTGTTGTGGATGAGAGTCTTAACAAAATAATCGCTGCTAATGTTCAGCTGACTCCCGATCCCTCTATTCCTTCTTTACAGACAGGTATGCGCCACCGAACCGCTGAAAGAATGGCACGCCAGACGGGGAAAATGCTTCTTGCTATTTCCAAAAGGCAGGGAACAATCACCATATTTTTTGGTGAGAATTCTCATGTCCTGGCCCCTGTGGAAATTTTGCTTCCAAGAGTCAATCAGGTTATTAGAACGGTTGAACAATACCGCCAAACTTTTGCATACGGTCTTGATCAGATAGACGTGCTTGAACGCGCGAGCGTTTTAACCCTTTACGATGTCTTGAAAACGCTGGAGAAAGGCCTTATGGTTTTGTTGATCTCTAAAGAAGCGGAACTAACCCTTGTGGAACTGGGAAAGTTCGGTCTGCCTTCCCGAATGCAATTGGACGAAATCACCGATGGAATACCGGAAGAGATAGAAAATCTTGTTCTTGATTTTGCCAAAGAACAGGTAACGATCGACAAAATAGAGGAACTCATGGAGAAACTTTTGAGTCTCACAGAGCGTGAGATTTCGAACTATGTGACTCTGGCGAGGGTGCTTGGTTATGACATCTCATCGAGTTCTCAGGCAATGGAATTGAACATGCGCTCCAGGGGTATTAGATTTGTTAGAAAGATTCCGAAAATCCCGTTGCAGGTTGCGTTAAACGTGGGAGCAAAATACGGTTCACTTGCCAGACTTCTGAAGACAAGTGTTGAAGAACTTAAAGAGGTCGAAGGAGTCGGGGAAAAACGTGCCCGAGCAATCAGGCACGCCATCGATATACACAACAAACGAGAGGAATTGGAGTAA